Proteins co-encoded in one Flavobacterium sp. M31R6 genomic window:
- a CDS encoding type IX secretion system membrane protein PorP/SprF, with the protein MKTKIIRLVIMLFTIVSSAQQDAQYTQYMYNTIVVNPAYAGSREAMSIFALHRNQWVGVEGAPVTNSLSINTPISESKVGLGLSIINDRIGPSVENNIAVDFSYTIPASQRYKMSFGLKASANLLNIDFGKLKYQPGDPNLYEDNIDNKFSPNIGVGFYLHSDNSYIGISAPNLIETEHFDKSATSSSTSHIATEKINYYLIAGYVFDLSTSVKLKPSLQTKYVQGAPLQVDVSANFMMNEKFVAGLAYRWSAAMSAMVGFQASDTWFIGYSYDFDTTEFARYNSGSHEIFLRYELFNKYDKIISPRFF; encoded by the coding sequence ATGAAAACAAAAATAATAAGGTTGGTAATAATGCTTTTCACCATTGTGAGTTCAGCACAACAAGATGCTCAATACACTCAATATATGTACAACACAATTGTTGTTAATCCTGCCTATGCGGGCTCTAGAGAAGCTATGAGCATATTCGCTTTGCATCGTAATCAGTGGGTTGGAGTAGAAGGAGCTCCAGTTACGAATTCATTATCTATTAATACTCCTATAAGCGAGAGTAAAGTAGGCTTGGGTTTATCTATTATAAATGACCGTATAGGACCCTCTGTTGAAAATAATATAGCAGTTGATTTTTCCTATACTATACCCGCTTCGCAGAGATATAAAATGTCTTTTGGATTAAAAGCTAGTGCCAATTTGTTAAATATTGATTTTGGAAAGCTAAAGTACCAGCCTGGCGATCCCAATCTGTACGAAGATAATATTGATAATAAATTTTCACCTAATATTGGAGTCGGATTCTATTTGCATTCTGACAATAGCTACATAGGGATATCAGCACCCAATTTAATTGAAACAGAACATTTTGATAAATCTGCAACTTCGAGTTCTACAAGTCATATTGCCACCGAGAAGATCAATTATTATTTGATTGCAGGTTATGTATTTGATTTGAGTACTAGTGTAAAATTAAAACCATCATTGCAAACCAAATACGTTCAAGGAGCCCCGCTTCAAGTGGATGTAAGTGCCAATTTTATGATGAATGAAAAATTCGTGGCAGGATTAGCTTACAGGTGGAGTGCCGCTATGAGTGCTATGGTAGGTTTCCAAGCCAGCGATACATGGTTTATAGGGTACAGTTATGACTTTGATACTACAGAATTTGCACGATACAATTCAGGTTCACATGAGATCTTTTTGCGATATGAATTATTTAATAAATACGACAAAATTATTTCTCCAAGATTCTTCTAA
- a CDS encoding tandem-95 repeat protein, producing MHNTTFFKKKAIFSVILFLLIFTSNKTLSQTNISGIVNSYTSVTSLNLPSCAACSLSCSHTITVTDASNFAVGDKALIIQMKGATISTSNTVAGGSITAINDAGNYEFFEIASIVGNIVTPRYPLIRSYNVAGKVQVVRIPNYTSANINGTLTSLDWNDAAGIGGVVAISAKTLTFNADIDVNGRGFRGIQMPINGTPNNCSVTPSTQFVLPDTNNSSYTRGEGIALFNSATDRGRAPRANGGGSGVSGDSGGGGGSNYGAGGEGGKRWCDVSGANAGGVGGYVMTTYLAQDKAFLGGAGGPGWVSTSNPSTAADGGGIVIIFADEIIGNGHFINANGLSPLAVNPVGAPDGGGGGGAGGSVVLKVNKYTANLTVNINGGDGQDLNTNTYHGPGGGGGGGVLLYSKATLPANLSVNTTGGIGGQHLDGFRNDSRDGQSGGAVSLYIPIENPNYVGNTDTDSVPQNCDLDDDNDGILDTVEYGALPDPFGDSDSDKIPNYFDPSVAGFIDTNADGIDDRYDTDLDGVLNQLDLDSDNDGCSDANEYYNSSSADGGDGGVYGTGIPTVDASGRVNGPVAASYSGDYTNVIILGTASIIDTQPTDESVLAGANTTFSVAVSGGSGVTQHQWQVTTDNGTSWTNITNTGVYSNVTSTTLTITAATAAMNGYDYRDVITQSNFVCGTVTSASANLIVLDDAPAAANDTPSDVAEDSGLTNIAVLGNDSFGGDGPSTGSITVTPISALVGTAAVNNNGTANDPTDDTIDFTPALNYNGAVSISYTITDADGDTSAATVTFNVTSVDDAPAAANDTPSDVAEDSGLTNIAVLGNDSFGGDGPSTGSITVTPISALVGTAVLNNNGTANDPTDDTIDFTPALNYNGAVSISYTITDADGDTSAATVTFNVTSVDDAPAAANDTPSDVAEDSGLTNIAVLGNDSFGGDGPSTGSITVTPISALVGIAVLNNNGTANDPTDDTIDFTPALNYNGAVSISYTITDADGDTSAATVTFNVTSVDDAPAAANDTPSDVAEDSGLTNIAVLGNDSFGGDGPSTGSITVTPISALVGTAVLNNNGTANDPTDDTIDFTPTLNYNGAVSISYTITDADGDTSAATVTFNVTSVDDAPAAANDTPSDVAEDSGLTNIAVLGNDSFGGDGPSTGSITVTPISALVGTAVLNNNGTANDPTDDTIDFTPALNYNGAVSISYTITDADGDTSAATVTFNVTSVDDAPAAANDTPSDVAEDSGLTNIAVLGNDSFGGDGPSTGSITVTPISALVGTAVLNNNGTANDPTDDTIDFTPALNYNGAVSISYTITDADGDTSAATVTFNVTSVDDAPAAANDTPSDVAEDSGLTNIAVLGNDSFGGDGPSTGSITVTPISALVGIAVLNNNGTANDPTDDTIDFTPALNYNGAVSISYTITDADGDTSAATVTFNVTSVDDAPAAANDTPSDVAEDSGLTNIAVLGNDSFGGDGPSTGSITVTPISALVGIAVLNNNGTANDPTDDTIDFTPALNYNGAVSISYTITDADGDTSAATVTFNVTSVDDAPAAANDTPSDVAEDSGLTNIAVLGNDSFGGDGPSTGSITVTPISALVGTAAVNNNGTANDPTDDTIDFTPALNYNGAVSISYTITDADGDTSAATVTFNVTSVDDAPAAANDTPSDVAEDSGLTNIAVLGNDSFGGDGPSTGSITVTPISALVGTAVLNNNGTANDPTDDTIDFTPALNYNGAVSISYTITDADGDTSAATVTFNVTSVDDAPAAANDTPSDVAEDSGLTNIAVLGNDSFGGDGPSTGSITVTPISALVGIAVLNNNGTANDPTDDTIDFTPALNYNGAVSISYTITDADGDTSAATVTFNVTSVDDAPAAANDTPSDVAEDSGLTNIAVLGNDSFGGDGPSTGSITVTPISALVGTAVLNNNGTANDPTDDTIDFTPTLNYNGAVSISYTITDADGDTSAATVTFNVTSVDDAPAAANDTPSDVAEDSGLTNIAVLGNDSFGGDGPSTGSITVTPISALVGIAVLNNNGTANDPTDDTIDFTPALNYNGAVSISYTITDADGDTSAATVTFNVTSVDDAPAAANDTPSDVAEDSGLTNIAVLGNDSFGGDGPSTGSITVTPISALVGTAVLNNNGTANDPTDDTIDFTPALNYNGAVSISYTITDADGDTSAATVTFNVTSVDDAPAAVNDTPSDVAEDSGLTNIAVLGNDSFGGDGPSTGSITVTPISALVGIAVLNNNGTANDPTDDTIDFTPALNYNGAVSISYTITDADGDTSAATVTFNVTSVDDAPAAVNDTPSDVAEDSGLTNIAVLGNDSFGGDGPSTGSITVTPISALVGIAVLNNNGTANDPTDDTIDFTPALNYNGAVSISYTITDADGDTSTAAVAFNVTSVDDAPVAGADSPSNVTEDSGLSNIAVLGNDSFGGDGPSTGSITVTPISALVGTAVVNNNGTPNDPTDDTIDFTPALNYNGLVSISYTITDADGDTSTAAVAFNVTSVDDAPVAGADSPSNVTEDSGLSNIAVLGNDSFGGDGPSTGSITVTPISALVGTAVVNNNGTPNDPTDDTIDFTPALNYNGPVSISYTITDADGDTSTAAVAFNVTSVDDAPVAGADSPSNVTEDSGLSNIAVLGNDSFGGDGPSTGSITVTPILASVGTAAVNTNGTPNNPTDDTIDFTPALNYNGAVSISYTITDADGDTSTATVTFNVTSVDDAPVAANDTPSDVAEDSGLTNIAVLGNDSFGGDGPSTGSITVTPILASVGTAAVNTNGTPNNPTDDTIDFTPALNYNGAVSISYTITDADGDTSTATVTFNVTSVDDAPVAQDNAYSGLEDAVSITGNVITDTDATAGLDSDLDSAVLTVQSYTIAGIAGTQTVGFAVTIPGVGAITILSDGSLTFVPVSNYNGTVPTVTYTLTDGSLTDTADIVISVTASSGFSIQANNDDAGSVDGSKASTGIYNVLTNDTFNGLPVNPSDIILTADPNPNFIFNSDGTIDTLANIPGGTYILNYSICEKANPSNCSSATVTVFVSRPNIALVKTAHFNDENGDGYAQAGETITYSFEVANTGNVPLTNVTITDPLPGVLMSGVPLSLAVGESNTTHFKGEYSIKQVDINSGSVSNQAIVYGTSPDGIRIEDKSDDLNLGEDNPTVLLVSGCAIEVYNALTIDGSGQYDKFYIRGLECYPDNSIQIFNRWGVLVFEREHYDNVNNAFKGISEGRVTVEKSQELPVGTYFYILKYTDSNSNTLEKSGYLYLNRK from the coding sequence ATGCATAACACTACTTTTTTTAAGAAAAAAGCAATTTTTTCTGTAATCTTATTTTTGCTAATTTTCACGAGCAATAAAACACTATCCCAAACAAATATTTCAGGAATTGTTAATTCATACACTTCTGTCACAAGTTTAAATCTTCCTAGCTGTGCGGCATGTAGTTTAAGTTGCAGTCATACAATCACAGTTACTGATGCTTCAAATTTTGCTGTGGGAGATAAGGCTCTTATTATTCAAATGAAAGGAGCAACGATTAGCACGTCAAATACAGTTGCTGGTGGAAGTATAACAGCTATTAATGATGCTGGTAATTACGAATTCTTTGAGATTGCAAGCATTGTAGGTAATATAGTAACACCTCGCTATCCATTGATTCGAAGCTATAATGTAGCTGGAAAAGTACAAGTGGTTAGAATTCCTAATTATACTTCTGCAAATATTAATGGAACTTTAACTTCTTTAGATTGGAATGATGCAGCTGGCATCGGTGGTGTTGTAGCGATAAGTGCTAAAACGCTTACATTCAATGCTGATATTGATGTAAATGGAAGAGGATTCAGAGGAATTCAGATGCCAATTAATGGGACGCCAAATAATTGTTCTGTCACCCCTTCTACACAATTTGTCTTACCCGACACTAATAATTCATCCTATACTAGAGGAGAAGGTATTGCCTTATTTAATTCAGCAACAGATAGAGGTAGAGCGCCAAGGGCAAATGGTGGTGGATCAGGTGTTTCGGGAGATTCAGGAGGAGGAGGAGGATCCAATTATGGTGCTGGTGGTGAAGGTGGAAAACGCTGGTGCGACGTAAGTGGAGCGAATGCAGGAGGAGTTGGAGGATATGTAATGACAACTTACCTTGCACAAGATAAAGCTTTCCTTGGCGGAGCTGGTGGGCCAGGTTGGGTTTCAACAAGTAATCCTTCTACCGCCGCTGATGGAGGAGGAATTGTCATTATTTTTGCAGATGAAATAATTGGTAATGGTCATTTTATAAATGCAAATGGGTTATCACCTTTGGCAGTTAATCCTGTTGGTGCTCCTGATGGAGGTGGTGGTGGTGGTGCTGGTGGGTCAGTTGTATTAAAAGTAAATAAATACACAGCTAATCTTACAGTTAATATCAATGGCGGTGACGGTCAAGATTTAAATACAAATACGTATCATGGTCCAGGTGGAGGTGGAGGTGGAGGTGTTTTACTTTATTCAAAAGCTACACTTCCAGCAAATCTTTCTGTAAATACAACAGGTGGTATAGGAGGACAGCATTTGGATGGTTTTAGAAATGATTCTCGTGACGGTCAATCTGGAGGTGCAGTATCTTTGTATATTCCGATTGAAAATCCAAATTATGTTGGAAACACAGATACCGATAGTGTTCCTCAAAATTGTGATTTAGATGATGATAATGATGGAATTTTAGATACTGTTGAATATGGAGCTTTACCAGATCCTTTTGGAGATTCTGATTCGGATAAAATTCCTAATTATTTTGATCCTTCAGTTGCAGGTTTTATTGATACTAATGCCGACGGAATAGATGATAGATATGATACAGATCTTGATGGTGTTTTAAACCAACTAGACTTAGATTCTGATAATGATGGTTGTTCTGATGCAAATGAGTATTATAATTCTAGCTCTGCAGACGGAGGTGATGGTGGTGTTTATGGAACTGGAATTCCAACTGTTGATGCCTCAGGAAGAGTAAATGGTCCTGTTGCTGCTTCGTATTCTGGTGATTATACAAATGTTATTATACTTGGTACCGCTAGCATAATAGATACACAACCTACAGATGAATCAGTTCTTGCCGGTGCTAATACTACATTTTCGGTAGCTGTTTCCGGAGGTTCAGGAGTTACTCAACACCAATGGCAAGTAACTACTGATAATGGTACTTCTTGGACAAACATAACCAATACTGGTGTTTATTCTAATGTTACTTCTACAACTTTAACTATTACCGCAGCAACCGCAGCAATGAATGGATATGATTACAGAGATGTAATTACCCAAAGTAATTTTGTTTGTGGAACGGTTACCTCTGCAAGCGCTAATTTAATAGTACTTGACGACGCTCCGGCAGCAGCAAACGACACACCATCCGACGTAGCGGAAGACAGCGGATTAACCAACATCGCAGTATTAGGGAATGACAGTTTTGGCGGTGACGGACCAAGCACAGGCAGCATTACAGTAACTCCGATCTCAGCATTAGTTGGAACAGCGGCAGTGAACAATAACGGTACAGCAAATGATCCGACGGATGACACGATAGACTTCACACCGGCGTTGAACTACAACGGCGCGGTAAGCATCAGTTATACCATTACCGATGCCGACGGAGATACCTCTGCAGCAACAGTTACGTTCAATGTAACGTCAGTTGATGATGCTCCGGCAGCAGCAAACGACACACCATCCGACGTAGCGGAAGACAGCGGATTAACCAACATCGCAGTATTAGGGAATGACAGTTTTGGCGGTGACGGACCAAGCACAGGCAGCATTACAGTAACTCCGATCTCAGCATTAGTTGGAACCGCCGTATTGAATAATAACGGTACAGCAAATGATCCGACGGATGACACGATAGACTTCACACCGGCGTTGAACTACAACGGCGCGGTAAGCATCAGTTATACCATTACCGATGCCGACGGAGATACCTCTGCAGCAACAGTTACGTTCAATGTAACGTCAGTTGATGATGCTCCGGCAGCAGCAAACGACACACCATCCGACGTAGCGGAAGACAGCGGATTAACCAATATCGCAGTATTAGGGAATGACAGTTTTGGCGGTGACGGACCAAGCACAGGCAGCATTACAGTAACTCCGATCTCAGCATTAGTTGGAATCGCCGTATTGAATAATAACGGTACAGCAAATGATCCGACGGATGACACGATAGACTTCACACCGGCGTTGAACTACAACGGCGCGGTAAGCATCAGTTATACCATTACCGATGCCGACGGAGATACCTCTGCAGCAACAGTTACGTTCAATGTAACGTCAGTTGATGATGCTCCGGCAGCAGCAAACGACACACCATCCGACGTAGCGGAAGACAGCGGATTAACCAACATCGCAGTATTAGGGAATGACAGTTTTGGCGGTGACGGACCAAGCACAGGCAGCATTACAGTAACTCCGATCTCAGCATTAGTTGGAACCGCCGTATTGAATAATAACGGTACAGCAAATGATCCGACGGATGACACGATAGACTTCACACCGACGTTGAACTACAACGGCGCGGTAAGCATCAGTTATACCATTACCGATGCCGACGGAGATACCTCTGCAGCAACAGTTACGTTCAATGTAACGTCAGTTGATGATGCTCCGGCAGCAGCAAACGACACACCATCCGACGTAGCGGAAGACAGCGGATTAACCAACATCGCAGTATTAGGGAATGACAGTTTTGGCGGTGACGGACCAAGCACAGGCAGCATTACAGTAACTCCGATCTCAGCATTAGTTGGAACCGCCGTATTGAATAATAACGGTACAGCAAATGATCCGACGGATGACACGATAGACTTCACACCGGCGTTGAACTACAACGGCGCGGTAAGCATCAGTTATACCATTACCGATGCCGACGGAGATACCTCTGCAGCAACAGTTACGTTCAATGTAACGTCAGTTGATGATGCTCCGGCAGCAGCAAACGACACACCATCCGACGTAGCGGAAGACAGCGGATTAACCAATATCGCAGTATTAGGGAATGACAGTTTTGGCGGTGACGGACCAAGCACAGGCAGCATTACAGTAACTCCGATCTCAGCATTAGTTGGAACCGCCGTATTGAATAATAACGGTACAGCAAATGATCCGACGGATGACACGATAGACTTCACACCGGCGTTGAACTACAACGGCGCGGTAAGCATCAGTTATACCATTACCGATGCCGACGGAGATACCTCTGCAGCAACAGTTACGTTCAATGTAACGTCAGTTGATGATGCTCCGGCAGCAGCAAACGACACACCATCCGACGTAGCGGAAGACAGCGGATTAACCAATATCGCAGTATTAGGGAATGACAGTTTTGGCGGTGACGGACCAAGCACAGGCAGCATTACAGTAACTCCGATCTCAGCATTAGTTGGAATCGCCGTATTGAATAATAACGGTACAGCAAATGATCCGACGGATGACACGATAGACTTCACACCGGCGTTGAACTACAACGGCGCGGTAAGCATCAGTTATACCATTACCGATGCCGACGGAGATACCTCTGCAGCAACAGTTACGTTCAATGTAACGTCAGTTGATGATGCTCCGGCAGCAGCAAACGACACACCATCCGACGTAGCGGAAGACAGCGGATTAACCAATATCGCAGTATTAGGGAATGACAGTTTTGGCGGTGACGGACCAAGCACAGGCAGCATTACAGTAACTCCGATCTCAGCATTAGTTGGAATCGCCGTATTGAATAATAACGGTACAGCAAATGATCCGACGGATGACACGATAGACTTCACACCGGCGTTGAACTACAACGGCGCGGTAAGCATCAGTTATACCATTACCGATGCCGACGGAGATACCTCTGCAGCAACAGTTACGTTCAATGTAACGTCAGTTGATGATGCTCCGGCAGCAGCAAACGACACACCATCCGACGTAGCGGAAGACAGCGGATTAACCAACATCGCAGTATTAGGGAATGACAGTTTTGGCGGTGACGGACCAAGCACAGGCAGCATTACAGTAACTCCGATCTCAGCATTAGTTGGAACAGCGGCAGTGAACAATAACGGTACAGCAAATGATCCGACGGATGACACGATAGACTTCACACCGGCGTTGAACTACAACGGCGCGGTAAGCATCAGTTATACCATTACCGATGCCGACGGAGATACCTCTGCAGCAACAGTTACGTTCAATGTAACGTCAGTTGATGATGCTCCGGCAGCAGCAAACGACACACCATCCGACGTAGCGGAAGACAGCGGATTAACCAACATCGCAGTATTAGGGAATGACAGTTTTGGCGGTGACGGACCAAGCACAGGCAGCATTACAGTAACTCCGATCTCAGCATTAGTTGGAACCGCCGTATTGAATAATAACGGTACAGCAAATGATCCGACGGATGACACGATAGACTTCACACCGGCGTTGAACTACAACGGCGCGGTAAGCATCAGTTATACCATTACCGATGCCGACGGAGATACCTCTGCAGCAACAGTTACGTTCAATGTAACGTCAGTTGATGATGCTCCGGCAGCAGCAAACGACACACCATCCGACGTAGCGGAAGACAGCGGATTAACCAATATCGCAGTATTAGGGAATGACAGTTTTGGCGGTGACGGACCAAGCACAGGCAGCATTACAGTAACTCCGATCTCAGCATTAGTTGGAATCGCCGTATTGAATAATAACGGTACAGCAAATGATCCGACGGATGACACGATAGACTTCACACCGGCGTTGAACTACAACGGCGCGGTAAGCATCAGTTATACCATTACCGATGCCGACGGAGATACCTCTGCAGCAACAGTTACGTTCAATGTAACGTCAGTTGATGATGCTCCGGCAGCAGCAAACGACACACCATCCGACGTAGCGGAAGACAGCGGATTAACCAACATCGCAGTATTAGGGAATGACAGTTTTGGCGGTGACGGACCAAGCACAGGCAGCATTACAGTAACTCCGATCTCAGCATTAGTTGGAACCGCCGTATTGAATAATAACGGTACAGCAAATGATCCGACGGATGACACGATAGACTTCACACCGACGTTGAACTACAACGGCGCGGTAAGCATCAGTTATACCATTACCGATGCCGACGGAGATACCTCTGCAGCAACAGTTACGTTCAATGTAACGTCAGTTGATGATGCTCCGGCAGCAGCAAACGACACACCATCCGACGTAGCGGAAGACAGCGGATTAACCAATATCGCAGTATTAGGGAATGACAGTTTTGGCGGTGACGGACCAAGCACAGGCAGCATTACAGTAACTCCGATCTCAGCATTAGTTGGAATCGCCGTATTGAATAATAACGGTACAGCAAATGATCCGACGGATGACACGATAGACTTCACACCGGCGTTGAACTACAACGGCGCGGTAAGCATCAGTTATACCATTACCGATGCCGACGGAGATACCTCTGCAGCAACAGTTACGTTCAATGTAACGTCAGTTGATGATGCTCCGGCAGCAGCAAACGACACACCATCCGACGTAGCGGAAGACAGCGGATTAACCAATATCGCAGTATTAGGGAATGACAGTTTTGGCGGTGACGGACCAAGCACAGGCAGCATTACAGTAACTCCGATCTCAGCATTAGTTGGAACCGCCGTATTGAATAATAACGGTACAGCAAATGATCCGACGGATGACACGATAGACTTCACACCGGCGTTGAACTACAACGGCGCGGTAAGCATCAGTTATACCATTACCGATGCCGACGGAGATACCTCTGCAGCAACAGTTACGTTCAATGTAACGTCAGTTGATGATGCTCCGGCAGCAGTAAACGACACACCATCCGACGTAGCGGAAGACAGCGGATTAACCAATATCGCAGTATTAGGGAATGACAGTTTTGGCGGTGACGGACCAAGCACAGGCAGCATTACAGTAACTCCGATCTCAGCATTAGTTGGAATCGCCGTATTGAATAATAACGGTACAGCAAATGATCCGACGGATGACACGATAGACTTCACACCGGCGTTGAACTACAACGGCGCGGTAAGCATCAGTTATACCATTACCGATGCCGACGGAGATACCTCTGCAGCAACAGTTACGTTCAATGTAACGTCAGTTGATGATGCTCCGGCAGCAGTAAACGACACACCATCCGACGTAGCGGAAGACAGCGGATTAACCAATATCGCAGTATTAGGGAATGACAGTTTTGGCGGTGACGGACCAAGCACAGGCAGCATTACAGTAACTCCGATCTCAGCATTAGTTGGAATCGCCGTATTGAATAATAACGGTACAGCAAATGATCCGACGGATGACACGATAGACTTCACACCGGCGTTGAACTACAACGGCGCGGTAAGCATCAGTTATACCATTACCGATGCCGATGGCGATACCTCGACAGCGGCAGTTGCCTTCAATGTAACATCAGTTGACGACGCACCAGTAGCAGGAGCCGACAGCCCATCCAACGTAACGGAAGACAGCGGATTAAGCAATATCGCAGTATTAGGGAATGACAGTTTTGGCGGTGACGGACCAAGCACGGGCAGCATCACCGTAACTCCGATTTCAGCATTAGTAGGAACAGCGGTAGTGAACAACAATGGCACTCCGAACGATCCAACCGATGATACGATTGACTTTACACCAGCGTTGAACTACAACGGTCTGGTAAGCATTAGCTATACGATAACCGATGCCGATGGCGATACCTCGACAGCGGCAGTTGCCTTCAATGTAACATCAGTTGACGACGCACCAGTAGCAGGAGCCGACAGCCCATCCAACGTAACGGAAGACAGCGGATTAAGCAATATCGCAGTATTAGGGAATGACAGTTTTGGCGGTGACGGACCAAGCACGGGCAGCATCACCGTAACTCCGATTTCAGCATTAGTAGGAACAGCGGTAGTGAACAACAATGGCACTCCGAACGATCCAACCGATGATACGATTGACTTTACACCAGCGTTGAACTACAACGGTCCGGTAAGCATTAGCTATACGATAACCGATGCCGATGGCGATACCTCGACAGCGGCAGTTGCCTTCAATGTAACATCAGTTGACGACGCACCAGTAGCAGGAGCCGACAGCCCATCCAACGTAACGGAAGACAGCGGATTAAGCAATATCGCAGTATTAGGGAATGACAGTTTTGGCGGTGACGGACCAAGCACGGGCAGCATCACAGTAACCCCAATCTTAGCATCAGTAGGAACAGCAGCCGTGAACACTAACGGGACGCCTAACAATCCGACAGATGATACGATAGACTTCACACCAGCGTTGAACTACAACGGAGCGGTAAGCATCAGTTATACCATTACCGATGCCGACGGTGATACCTCTACAGCAACCGTTACGTTCAATGTAACGTCAGTTGACGACGCTCCAGTAGCAGCAAACGACACGCCATCCGACGTAGCCGAAGACAGCGGATTAACCAACATCGCAGTATTAGGAAATGACAGTTTTGGCGGGGACGGACCAAGCACTGGCAGCATCACAGTAACCCCAATCTTAGCATCAGTAGGAACAGCAGCCGTGAACACTAACGGGACGCCTAACAATCCGACAGATGATACGATAGACTTCACACCAGCGTTGAACTACAACGGAGCGGTAAGCATCAGTTATACCATTACCGATGCCGACGGTGATACCTCTACAGCAACCGTTACGTTCAATGTAACGTCAGTTGACGACGCTCCAGTAGCACAGGACAATGCGTACAGCGGATTGGAAGATGCGGTTTCTATCACAGGAAACGTAATCACCGATACTGATGCAACAGCAGGACTGGACAGTGATTTGGATTCAGCAGTATTAACAGTTCAGAGTTATACCATCGCAGGCATCGCAGGGACTCAGACAGTAGGATTTGCAGTAACGATTCCAGGTGTTGGAGCTATCACGATATTGTCAGACGGAAGTTTAACTTTTGTACCTGTAAGCAATTACAACGGAACAGTTCCAACAGTTACTTATACACTAACCGACGGATCTCTTACCGATACAGCTGATATTGTTATCAGCGTAACGGCATCATCAGGATTTAGTATTCAAGCAAATAACGACGATGCAGGAAGTGTAGATGGAAGCAAAGCATCAACAGGAATCTACAATGTACTGACAAATGATACTTTTAATGGATTACCTGTTAATCCATCAGATATAATATTAACAGCAGATCCAAATCCTAATTTTATATTTAATTCGGATGGAACGATAGATACTTTAGCCAATATTCCTGGAGGTACATATATCTTAAATTACAGTATTTGTGAAAAAGCAAATCCTAGTAATTGCAGTAGCGCAACAGTTACAGTATTTGTATCTAGACCAAATATTGCGTTGGTGAAAACAGCTCATTTTAATGATGAGAATGGAGACGGTTATGCACAAGCAGGAGAGACTATTACTTATAGTTTTGAAGTGGCAAATACAGGAAATGTCCCTTTAACTAATGTAACTATAACAGATCCGTTACCAGGAGTTTTAATGTCAGGAGTTCCATTATCACTGGCAGTAGGTGAAAGTAATACAACTCATTTCAAAGGGGAATATTCTATAAAACAAGTGGATATCAATTCAGGATCTGTTTCAAATCAGGCCATAGTTTATGGTACGAGTCCAGACGGAATAAGAATAGAAGATAAATCAGATGATTTAAATTTGGGCGAAGATAATCCTACGGTACTTTTGGTTTCAGGATGTGCAATAGAAGTATACAATGCGCTTACAATTGATGGAAGCGGTCAATATGATAAATTTTATATCAGAGGATTGGAATGTTATCCTGATAATTCGATACAGATTTTCAACCGTTGGGGAGTATTAGTATTTGAACGCGAGCATTATGATAATGTAAATAATGCATTCAAAGGCATTTCTGAAGGACGAGTGACAGTTGAAAAGTCACAAGAATTGCCAGTAGGAACATATTTTTATATACTGAAATACACGGACAGTAATTCTAATACTTTAGAAAAATCAGGTTACTTGTATTTGAACAGAAAATAA